AAACCGGCGGTGACATGTCCAGCATGGGGTCAGTTGTCAGCAGTGGCGGAAACGGTGGTGGTGAAGCGGGTACTGCTGGCAGTAGCCCATTCGCCCAAGCGGCTGGCTTTGGTGACAGCGGCAGTAGCTCAAGCGGTGGCGGCTTTGCCAAGGCCGCGAAGCTGGCCACAGGCACGGCCTCCGAGTTAGCCAAGGGTGTCGGCTCTCAAGTGAAGCAGGGATTCCAGGAGCGAGTGAGCGAAACCACAGGCGGAAAACTGGCTGCTTCGATACGCGAAAGCATGGAGCCGAAAGAAGCAAGCCAATCTGGCCAGTTCGAGGGCAATAGCTTGGGCGCCGATTCTGGCCCAGATAGTAACGAAGTCAGGAGTTAGCACGATGACGACATCAACATACATGGCCGCATTGGCGGCCCTGGATGAAGCGCCAAGGGAAGAAGTCAGCCAGGTATTTATTTCGCCGCTGGGTGATCAATCGACCGAGGTCGATGCAGAGACAGAAACAGCCGCTTTTGTATCACGGCCAGACCCTATGAGAGAGAGCGAAACTAAGCCGATAAGTATTGAGGTTAATGGCGGCAGGAATGAGCGGTCAGCATTCGCGGAGGCGGCGGGGCTGTACCTGTAGGCGCACCGGGCTGGCCACAACCAGCCCGGCACTTTCAATCAACACCTACTGGAGAGGTGAATTATGACAACACAACATATTATCGAACCAGGGCAAGCAGTGCATCAAGCAGCGGCTATTCTTTCTTCTTTGGAGTACATCAACCAAGCGGAAGCGCGGAGCCTTGGGCCATTGGCCGAAGCCGTCGCTAATGCTTTTATGGTGGTGTACTACCAAGCTGAAACGGGCCGGGCGACACAGGCTGATTTTCAAGAAGCAATGAACGCCTTGCGCCAAGCGTGCAGCTAATGACGAAAGGGCGGCCACTCGAACTGGCCGCCTTTTTCAATCTTCACTGTTTGGCCATTCCCGACCCACAGACGGCGCATCCATCCATTCGCGTTCCTCCGGCGGCAGCGGGTAAGCCCCGGATGCTTCCGCGTCGGCCAGTAGTTCGGCCAGTGTGTAGCGCACCCGACCAGTGGAAACGGCGCGGGCCGGGTCGGCCTTCTCATGCAGCCTGTTCTCTAGGTTCTTTGGGTCTGTCATCGGGCGACCTCAGCAAGCATGGATACTAGGTGTTCCAGGTCAGTGATCGAATGCGCCAGGAAGCGGCCGGCGCGGCAATCTGCAATCATTTCCTCAGTTTTTTCCTACTCATGTTCAACCTCGTTCGTACCAGCTCTTCGAGCGATTCACCACGCGCACGACCAGCAGCATCACCGGCACTTCGACCAGGACGCCGACCACGGTTGCCAATGCAGCGCCGGAGTGCAGACCGAACAAGCTGATGGCGGCCGCCACGGCCAGCTCGAAGAAGTTGCTGGCACCGATCAGGGCCGAAGGACAGGCGACAGAGTGCTTTTCCCCCGCCCGCTTGTTCAGCCAGTAGGCTAACCCGGAATTGAAGAACACTTGAATCAAGATCGGCACGGCTAGCATGGCGATCACTAACGGCTGCCGGATGATGGCCTCGCCCTGGAAGGCGAACAGTAGAACCAACGTCAGCAGCAGCGCGGCCATCGACCACGGCCCGATCTTCTGCATGGCCCGTTCAAAGGCGGCCTGTCCTTGCTTGAGCAGATGCCGCCGCAAGAGCTGCGCCAGGATCACCGGCACGATGATGTAGAGCACGACCGAAATCAGCAGCGTGTCCCAAGGCACCGAGATCGAGGACATGCCCAGCAGCAGGCCGACG
The window above is part of the Acinetobacter baumannii genome. Proteins encoded here:
- a CDS encoding type I toxin-antitoxin system ptaRNA1 family toxin, with the protein product MTTQHIIEPGQAVHQAAAILSSLEYINQAEARSLGPLAEAVANAFMVVYYQAETGRATQADFQEAMNALRQACS
- the arsB gene encoding ACR3 family arsenite efflux transporter; the protein is MSAGAQAIAAKPRQAPMSGFERYLTLWVALCIVAGVALGQGLPDVFQAIGRMEVAQVNLPVGLLIWVMIVPMLVKIDFGALHQVKEHWRGIGVTLFVNWAVKPFSMALLGWLFIRQVFAPFLPADQLDSYIAGLILLAAAPCTAMVFVWSRLTNGDPLFTLSQVALNDAIMIVAFAPIVGLLLGMSSISVPWDTLLISVVLYIIVPVILAQLLRRHLLKQGQAAFERAMQKIGPWSMAALLLTLVLLFAFQGEAIIRQPLVIAMLAVPILIQVFFNSGLAYWLNKRAGEKHSVACPSALIGASNFFELAVAAAISLFGLHSGAALATVVGVLVEVPVMLLVVRVVNRSKSWYERG